AGGCCGCCCGCTTCAGCAGCTTGTGCCTTCCTGCTTGTGGCCACTGGCCTGGATAACCCCCTCTCCTCTGTGTACAGGCGCTTGGTATTTCTACCCGTATGGGCTGCAGACATTCCACCCTGCGGTGGTTTCCTGGTGGGCAGCGAGGAGCAGCGGCAGACAGCAGGACGTGTGTGAGTCCAGAGACTCCTCCCACTTCCAGGTGAGGGTCTGAGGGTCGCAggtcctccctctgcctgtgtttgTAGTTGATTTCCCTGCCCTTACACCTTACATACAGGGCTGAGAAGAGGTGCCGTCCTTGCTGATAAACTGCCTTGTCTCCCAGGACACCCCTTCCTCTACTGTTTGGGCTGCAGGTACTGGGGGAGCAGTTTGCTTGTGCTTAAATAGGATTTCAAACTGTGCCAAAGTTAGTTGCTGTCTTAAGCAtagaaaactgaaggaaaaagaatgagaccAATCGTTTTGTCTACTTTTGttcctttgtaatataatttcataaatatttactaagcatcttCTACGAATAAGGTGATATGTTGGTCAGTTACCAATTACCACAAGTAAATCACCCCTAAAATCAGTGCCTTAAAACTACAGGCATTTGATTAGCTCACGAGTCTGGGGCTCCTCTGGGTGGCTTCTCTGGTCTAAGCAAGGACCGGCTGGTCTAGGCTGGGCTCCCTTGTGTGTCTGCAGCTGGCTGTGCACCACACCTGCTTCTCTCGCCCAGCAGGCTAGCCTGAGCTTGTTCTCATAGGAGCTGACCATGGTTCCATGAGAGCAAAATCAGGCCTAGATTCTGAACTGTCGCTTCCACCACATTCTAGGCCGAAGGCAGTCTCAAAGCCAGTCTACATTCCAAGAGGGGGACACAGACTCCACCTCCTGATGGGAGCACCTGCAAGGCCACACTGCGCAGGGTGCAGATACAGGGAGGAGGGTAGAATGGGGGCCAGTTTTGCAGCCCAGGCTGTGTCCTCAAGGAGCCTGCAGTCCAGTGGGGGTGACAAGTGCCCAGATAACCAGAATATGTGCGTGTgacaatgaaaatttaaaattctttactccctaaatatatttgaattttgctTGCATCTTGCTGAATCTAATTGGGTAACacatttttaaccatttattttGGTGGATATTACTTTCCTGATCATCATGTtgtcatttcataaaataataaccTATTTTGGCATTATAACTTTCCTTTTTGTAATCGTTTGTAAAGATGTTAAATACAATTTCAGGACCACCTTTTCTGTGCAAAGGGGGAGTATATCTTTGTACTTGCTTACATTTGAATAAAGACATGAATGAAAATTGTTGCTTGGTTTGGGAGCAGGTGGTGGTTGAGAGCACCAGGTGGATAGGGACACAGGTTAGAATaacttctgtttgctttttgaGTCCTGTAAATGTACGgcctatttaaaataattttaaaaaatcagaagcaaCTTCCGCGCTTAGGAGGTTCCTGTCTTTAACCGACAGCTGACAGATTATATCTTCTTTTggcaaagatttttgtttttaagccagcAGGTTTCTAAAAATTCATAGCATGCTATCAGGTGCAACCCTCAAGTCCAAATGACTTCTATTTCCTCTGTGGGCCCTCCagttaaagagaagaaagaaagccttttcaaattattttgtcttttagccCTAGTTCTCTTGGACAGACTTAGTGGGAGCTGCTGAAGTCAGCAGCTGAACCCCTCGGCCCCTCGCTCTCCGGCATGCGCACCCATGtagcagagggaagggggctggggtcAGCCCGGCAGGCCACCCAGCCCCCTGCGGCTCCCTCCTCGCTATGTCCCTGCTCACCTGGCCCACACACACTCCTCCTTGGGGATCAGACCCTTCCAGGCCTCGTGTGTCCGGCGTCCTGTGCTGCACGGTCACTACACGTCAGCAGCCTTATGGCACCCCGGCTCCCTGCTGGCGTCCTCCCCTACCTGCAGGGCACAGAGCGGCCTCTGTCACTCACCTCCGTGgcttttccctccccaccccaccccaccaggctGAGCAGCGCATCTTGTCCCGGGTCCACTCTCTGGAGCGGCGTCTGGAAGCTCTCGCTGCTGAATTTTCCTCCAACTGGCAGAAGGAGGCTATGCGGCTGGAGCGGCTGGAGTTGCGGCAGGGAGCCGCTGGCGGGGGCGGCCACGTGGGCCTGAGCCAGGAGGACACCCTGGCACTTCTGGAGGGACTGGTGAGCCGCCGTGAGGCTGCCCTGAAGGAGGACTTCCGCAGGGACACCGCCACTCGGATCCAGGTCTCTGAGCGGGAGCGGAGTGGCATTTGGGTGGCGTGGTTGGGCgtacgggggggaggggcaaggccCTGCACACCCTGACATGACAGAGACAGCAGTGTGTCACTTGGCAGTTACCTTCTCTAAGCCTTAGTTCCCTGTAAAATGGAGGCTCTTGCACCCCCACCCAGTCGTGCGAGACCgtagagtgcctggcacaagAGGTGTGCAGTAAGATCCAGGGAGTCTTGCATGTTCCCAGGGAGCACTGGAGAAGAAAGGCCAGGAGCTGAAGTTCACAGTCAGGCCTGGTTCAAGTTCCCATCTGACCCCGTACTGGCTAAGTTCCCTCTGCCTGTAAATCCGGAAAGTCCTcagcctctctcctctgtctGATAGGAAGAACTGGTCACCCTGAGAGCAGAGCATCAACAAGACTCTGAAGACCTCTTTAAGAAAATTGTCCAGGCTTCCCAGGTCGGTGGGGCCCTTATCCAGTTCAGCATCTGCTCTTGGGCTGAGACAGCATGGCTCTCCCGAAGGGCCTGCTTAGACACCAGATGGGGTGGGGGTATAGTCCCCTGACTTCTGCGGAGCCCAAACCCACAGGCTCTGGAATGCTTTGCAGGGATGCGCTGGGGCATGCTTGAGGCAGGGGGGCTTTCAGGAGGTCTGTTGTGCTGAGTATAACATGCcgagcgaatgaatgaatgaatgccgaAGTGTGCCAGCAGGGAGACTCTCGTAAGGACCCTGACCAGGAGGTGTTTAAGGTTTGCTGGGGTGGGGCTGTGGTGAAACAAAGACTCCAAAGGGAACAGATCCTGCTCCCGGAGACCGGTTGCTGCGAGCTTGGCATTTGTTCTATCCGTGCTTTCTTCCCACGACAGGAGTCTGAGGCTCGACTCCAGCAGCTGCAGTCTGAGTGGCAAAGGTAATGGGCACTGCCATCTGGCCTaggcctgctcctcccccgccccttccccccacacccgGGCAGGCCTGGGGAGCAGAGCCCCAGAGCAGAGAGGGGACGGCTGAAACCTAGCTCAGGAACACCTGCTTAGAGCCTGTCAAGAGAGGCTGGGTATGGGAGGCACTGCAGGAGAATTGGGATTTGTGGGTTTGGGTGTAGACGTGCCATTTTTTCTGTACACACTCATGTAGGctgccttcccctgccccagacaTCCGTATGTGTGGAGGGgggggagaggctgaggcagAGTGAATTATGGACCTGGGGTTAGAAAGGGAACAGGGTAAGAATGGATTCCTTGGGATAAGCAAACCAGTTCGTAGGCGCCGGGGCCATGGTCCCCAGGCGTAGGCCTTGCGTGCACCTGCGGGTGATGAGCACACATTTCTATTGAGAGCCAGCGAGGGGATCCTCTTGTGTTCCTCAGCACGGCCTCACCCCTCACCAGAGAGCCAAGGCTTACTCTTTTCTGCTCTCTCCCGGAGTAGGATGACCCAAGAGGCCTTCCGAGAGCACTCCATGAAGGAGCTGGGGCGGCTGGAGGGCCAGCTGGCAGCCCTGAGCCTGAAGCAGAGCTCGGTGGCAGACCAAGTGGGCCTCCTGCCCCAGCAGCTGCAGGCCGTGAGGGATGACGTAAGTTGGAACCACCCAAGTCCCCTGCTGAACACCCTGTCCTCTGAGGGCATCTGTCCTAGGAGCCCATATGGCAAAGAGCCTGTTTGTCCCACCGGCCCCTGCTTGGGACCTGGCACAGATGTTGGCTTTCTTTGACCGGAgttcttctggttttgttttcagtaaCGTGGAGGGTTGAGCATAACTCTTTCCTCCATGTGGGTTAGCAGGATTTGCTGGCCcggccctcccctcccaggcttGTGCTCCTTCCCTACCCCTTCTACTCAAGCCAggccccaccctgccctggccTGGGCCACCAGAGCAACACTCCCTGTGAGCCTCTCAGAGACCTTTTTTCGGTCCCCAGGTGGAGTCTCAGTTCCCCGCCTGGGTCAGTCAGTTCCTTCTCCGAGGTGGAGGAACCCGCACGGGGCTCCTTCAGCGAGAAGAGATGCAAGCTCAGCTGCAGGAGCTGGAGAGCAAGATCCTTGCCCACGTGGCTGAGATGCAGGGCAAGTCAGCGAGGGAGGCCGCGGCCAGCCTGGGGCTGACGCTGCAGAAGGAAGGTGTGATTGGGGTGACAGAGGAGGTAAGGACTGTGTGGCCCCTGGAacagccccacccccaacacgGTGTTCTCTTCCCGGGGAGCCACAGACCTGCACAGTCCCAACACTGCCGGCTTCCGGCTATGTTCCAAGGCCTAAGGGACATGTGAGAGGCTCTGATGTTGGCTTTGGGGctggtgggagtgggggcggggggacaccTAGGGAAGTGGCATGTGTGGCTGGATGCCAGTGTGTGGTGCAGGATAGGAGGGGCCCCTAGTAGTAGGGGCTCAAGGGTGgacaagtctgcttctcctggcAGCCGCCCTGGGTGCTTCTTTTAGCAGGTGCAGCGCATTGTAAACCAGGCCCTGAAGCGCTACAGTGAGGACCGCATAGGGATGGTGGACTACGCTCTGGAATCAGGAGGTGTGTGTGCACTCTCCCCCCTTTGCAGAGCCTTTGTCCGGCTGCTGGCCAGGTCCCCGTGCTGGCCGGCCCTCTGGCATCAGCCGGGGCAGCCATGTTGCTAGGCGAGTGGAGCTTGAGATCAGCACACATCACTCACCACGAAGGCAAGTGAAGCAGCTTAGGGGAAGTCTGGATGAACTGAACACCACTGTTGGCCAGGGAGAGGCTGACGTTTACAGTTATTCTGTAGTTGGATATAGTTGGAAGTACACAGACTAGGCCCGGGGCATCTGCCCTCCATCCTCAGAGAGGACATGGCAATAGCCGCCCCCACCTGGGTTCCCTGGGCTGGTGAGAtgcacaccctccctcccctgctggggTCCAGCTCCAGGTGCCCACACTGCCTTGCTTTCCCGTCTTAGGAGCTAGTGTTATCAGCACCCGGTGTTCCGAGACCTACGAGACCAAGACGGCCCTCCTCAGCCTCTTCGGCATCCCCCTGTGGTACCACTCGCAGTCACCCCGAGTCATTCTCCAGGTAGGCACCCAAAGAGGGCAGCGGCAGGGGTCCCGAGCAGTCACCTGTGCAGCTGGGGGCTCCCATCCTGGGGTCAGCAAAAGCTGTGCTCAGGGTGGGCTATCTTTGTCACCAGCCCTACGCTGACCCAgcttccttcccctccagccaGATGTGCACCCAGGCAACTGCTGGGCCTTCCAGGGGCCCCAGGGCTTTGCCGTGGTTCGCCTCTCTGCCCGCATCCGCCCCACTGCTGTCACCTTAGAGCATGTCCCCAAGTCCTTGTCGCCCAACAGCACCATCTCCAGTGCCCCCAAGGACTTCTCCATCTTTGTGAGTACCTGTGGGGGGCCAGGGAGGGCTACAGGACCCTGTGAGGCTCTACCGAGGACAAAGCTGGCATCTGTTCTTTGGCTGGGAAGAAAGGAGCAGATTTGGAAGAGAGCAGCAGGGTGGGAAATGGTACCTCGGTCCCAGGTATCTTAGGCTGCACTGGAAGAAACCGGGTCCAGGGCTCAGGCCCCCTACAGTCTCAGTAAGGCTGCTGCCTGATCTGCTAGTGTGGGAAGGGACCAGTATGGGAACAGGAAGGGAGAACATTCCtccctggggggggcgggggcacttGTCTAGTGCAAGATCTTCTCTCCATCCCTTGTTCTCTTTTCAGGGGTTTGATGAAGACCTACAGCAAGAGGGGACACTTCTCGGCCAGTTCACCTACGACCAGGATGGGGAGCCCATTCAGACCTTCTATTTTCAGGTACAGGACTCTGCTATGCTAGCAGACGTGGCACGCTCACTTTCCCATCCACTCAGCAGACAGTTTGAGCACTTACCCTGGGCCGGGCACTGGGGGCTCAGGGCAAGAAAAAGTGCAACCCCTGCCTTCCAAGAGCTCAAGGTAGGGAACAGGGACAGCTGTCCCAGTGGGACAGGAGAGGCACCACCTAGATGTCAGCACAGGGGAGGGTCCCATCCCAGACAGGGAGCATGGAAAAGGCTGCCCAGAAAGGGCAGTTGTCTGAGGGTGATCCAGTTGGACCTCAGGGGGTGCAGCATGACTAGGGCACGCAGGGAGGGCGCTTGCCTCAACCCGAGTGGGCATCAGTCTCCCAGGCCCTTGTTAGATATGCAGATTCCCAGTCTCCACCCCAGGAGATAGGCTCCCAGGTTCCAACAGCCCTAAGGaatcaatgttcttttttttttttcccaaagattttatttgagggtgcctgggaggctcagttgttaagtgtctgccttcggctcaggtcatgatcccagggtcctgggatcgagcccctgcatcgggttccctgctccacggggagcctgcttctccctctcccactctccctgcttgtattctctctctagctgtgtctctctttgtcaaataaataaataaaaccttaaataaatttttttatttgagagagagtgcacatgagtggggcGGGTAGGgcaagaagagggagaaacagactcccctactgagcagggaacccaatgcagggctcgatcccaggaccccgggatcatgacctgtatccgaaggcagctacttaaccgactgagccacccaggcgccccaggaatcaATGTTCTAACAAGCAGCCCAGATGACTGCTGTGCAGGGGGCTTGAGAGCTATACCAGGGGTGAAGAATTGGATGAGGTGGCAAAGGGACAGTGGCGGGAAGGGAGGCCGGAGAGAGGCAGGCCTGGCTACCAGGCCAAAGACTTTTGGCCCTGATGGGCACTGCCATGTTTTCGGCAGAGAAGTGACAATACCTTGTAGTAAGATCACTGTGACCATGTGGAAATGATGAATCTAGGGGACAAGACCAGTCAGGAAGTGGCTGCAGAGAGAGGGTgtgaggagggagaggtggaTACACAGTTGGGAGGCCAAGGGTCAGGCTGGACAGAAGTGGGGAAGGGGTAAGAAAGGGATGGCTTCCAGAGGTGCCAAGAGGCAGgctaatggggggggggggagggttggcCACCAAGTCTGAGGCACCTGTGGGATGGCCCAGTGGAGGGATCAGGGGAACTAGACACAAAGACTGAGCGGTCAGCTCCAGGGTGGTAACCGAGCCAGTGGGGTGCTCAGGGATGGGTGCAGACTGAGCCTTTAGGAGAAGGTAGAGGACAAGAGACTGTGTGGAAGGCCAGAAGGAGACAGGAAGAATAGGAAAGCACTGTGCCTACTGGCATCAAACCAGGGGAAATTTGCTCTGAAAGCTCACTCAAAAATTGTGGCTTTTTGAGCAAAGAGAACCAGAGGCCTGATGAGAACTTGAGAGAGAATAATTCTGCCTAATTCAGAGGAAAAGGATTCTTTTCCAGCGTCAACATCTATCAAACCCTCCACAAAGGTAATTCTGTCCACTGACAGTAATAGCTCCTATGAATCTGTCAGTTTGGGATGAATTTCGCTGGTCCTCAGCTACACGGCCGTTTGGATGTGGCTGTGGGTCACTGGCCCCTGGAGGACCTCTGAAGCCCCTGGAGTTCCTTGGCTCATAGGCTGGAAACTGCTTCATGGTCTGAGGACGGGACCTTGGAAGCCCACTTCTCTGTAGAGGtcgatggggggggggggtgggcatctGACCCTGGGGGTGGCTgtctcccttcctgccctcctgtCAGTGAAGTTTGAGGACTTGGCCACTCCTAACCTCTTCTTTCTCTACCCAGGACACTAAAATGGCCACATACCAGGTGGTAGAGCTACGGATCTTGACTAACTGGGGCCATCCCGAGTACACCTGCATCTACCGCTTCCGGGTGCATGGGGAACCCACCCACTAGGCCTTTTCGGCACTGCAGCCAGCCAGCTGGGAGTCCAGCCCCTCAGCACGTGCCCCCTTCTCTGGGAATGGGAGAGCAGCACCCTGCCACTTCCCCACATGTTGACCAGCGCACGGACTTCCAGGAGCAAGAACCCCTGGCCCGATGGAGCTGAGAATATATAGGGCTTTCCTAGCAGCAGGACAGCTCAAGGTGGACGGCAAGCTCCAGTGTCCCTTTTCTTTGTCCTCCTTGTGCCAGGCATGGGGTGTCTACTTCCCCCTCTTGGGATGGTGTATATATGTAGCATATCATGGGGGAttgaaagacagggagagaggcaatGAGTGGACATGTTCCAGCAAAGGTGGGTGTAACCTGTCTGCCCCTTAAACAGGATGGGGGCTGGCACCTAGGGAGCTGCTGTTGGTAGGTGTGTGAATGAAGCAGGTGCCAAAGCCGTGGGTGGGCTATAAGTGAGGACCTGGGGCAAGTGAGCTGCCCTCATCCACAGGCAGGGAAGTTAGGTCCTCTGGGAGGAAAGTGCTTGTGGTGCAggttgggattgagccccagtcaGGAAGCTCCTTGTACAGGGCAGCTGGGCTCTTCCAGAAGTCTAGTGCCATCAACCTAAGGGAGCTTGACCCATGAGGCCCCCCAAAGGCCTCACTACACTGTATTTGGTCTGGGTCACAGTGGGCCCTTGAGCTTCCCATGCCCTCGAGGGTCTGGCTCCTATGAGCCTCTGAGGGCCCGGGGGGCCAACCTGTAGGATTCCCACTCTGCTGGGGCtagttgctttctctctctctcctgatgcTGGGACCGGGGCCTACTCTGCTCCCCGTTCCTGCTAGGGCCTACCTGTGCCCCAGAGCAAGCTTGTCACATTCCCCCAGGGTGAAGGGAGCCTAGACCAGTTTTTTGAGGCCATAAGCAACTGGGGTAAGCTTAAAAGGGTGAGGAGCAGGGTATTCCCTAGGCTCTCGGGATGGTCCAATGAGTATGATGGTAACATTCAAGGTGTCGTGGTGGGAAGAGGTCTGTCTACTGTGGGCCCCCATCCTAGTCAGGCCCCTGACTATAAGGGCCCTGATCCTCAGCTACCCCCTTGGGACTCTTTCAAGTTCTTGCTCAGATTGTTTCCTTTCTGGCTCATTTTCTATGGGGGGTGGCATTCAGGGGTGGGCAGCGGGGAGATAGGGCTTTTAGACCCAAGCAGGCCTgctgtattatgtatatatttttcaaggtCTGATTTTTAACTGAAAAGCTTTGGGCTTGATTCCTAGCCCCGTTCTGTGGGGCACTGGCTGATTTCAGTTCCTTGTAACCCAGCTGCCGCGAGGGGCTGCTGTGGaggcaggtgccccaggagcAGGGCTGAGCCCCAGATGGGCTCGTAGGGGAGGAAGCTGGAAGGAAGAGGAGGCCCAAGGCCACCTCTGGTCCTCTGGCAGTGGCCCCATCCCAGATAACCAGGTTTCGTTTTCCGCTCTCCTGTCACAAATGCTGCACTATTGGCTCTGAATTTTTTATCTCCACATTCTAATTTATgcctatgcaaaaaaaaaataaattatgcccAGGATTCATGGCGTGTGTAGTTTTTTATCTGGCCCTGGCACCGGGACTCTGCTCTTGGGAAGACAAAGAGAATGAACTCTGAACCAAAACAATGCCCCAAAGACTTACCCCTGAACTTCAGAAACCCAGGCTTCTCCACTAAAACCCAGCTGGGATGGGGCAACGGGGCTTGAGGCTGACCCTACTCTGGGATTCTGGGCTCAGGGGAGAGAAAGGGCGatgaagaaagaagggaggtGGCTTTATTAGCCCTCCTAGACATCTCAGTAGGAAGTGGGCAGCTTTGCCTGCCCCTCGGTGTCACTTGAGCAGAAGGTAGACAAATTTACCTGTTTCACTACTGACCACGTCTGCCTTCAGTGTGGGACTGGACTCCACTGTGGGAACTGGACATTTGTCCCTTGTACCTGTGCTGGGATGGCACAAGAAGGGTCCCCTGAAGAGCCAGAACCTGCCAGCTCAGAGGAACAGGTCCTGGCCCTTCCCTGCCAGTATGTCCCCAGATTCAGTGCCTCCAATAAGCTGCCTGAAGGGCCAGGGGTGGTTCCACAACCACACTTTCCAACATACTCTGCTCCTGACCATGGCACCTGACCCAGGGCTGGTCCCCACCACatctgagaaaacagaggctgggATGGGTCAGAAGGGTAAGGGTTAGGGATAAACTGCCAGAGGAGAGGGTACCAGGTGCAGTGTAAATCCAGCCCTGAGGCCTTGGGCCAGTTAACCCCTCACCCCCCTCTATGCCAGGAAAGAGCTGGTCCTATGGCTCACCCCCAGTGACCACTCCATTTTCCCTACTTAACACCTGCTCTGCATCTAGAACGTCTTTCAACAAAGGAGCTATCCCCCAGGTGCACCACTAAACGAGTGCCTGGAACTTACCACCGTCAGGGCTCAGtgcccctggttgtgctctccaGGCCAGACTGCCCGTCTGTACATGTTCAAATCCTCCTGACCCCTCAAGGCACAGCTCTCACCCCATTTTCTCCATGCCCCATGCCCCCAAACCTGTGTTTCCCCCTGCACCATCGCATGGTCCCGTTCCCTTATTCTGTGCCAGGGAGGCCAATAAGCCAGAACAGGGGTCCTAACCGAACTAGACGCCACAAATGCTAGCTGTACATACAAAAGGGTCAGGATCGGTCATTCGAGATGATTAACAACTTTATTCTTTATCAGCTATAAAAGGGCTGGTGTTTTGTTCCAAAGTGAGAGTCGGTAGGGCTGAGACCCGTAGAGGACCTGTGGAGTCCCTGTTAATGACAGTAAAACACTATTCAGTCAGCCCCTGCTAGCAGGCACGGGTCTGGTGACCACCAAGATCCAAACCAACCTCCTGCACGTctgagggcagaggccagggtgGAGACCACAGCTTCCAAATGTAAAGAAAGTGGTTATGCTCTTAGGGGCAAAAGAGTTCAAACAAGGTCCCCACCCTGGTGAAGTCCTGTGGAAACATGGGCTCCACAGCACCTGCCACGGGGACAGAGAGCAGAGGGGTGCTCAATGCTGCAGGCTTCCTCTTGCGAAGGTACCAGTGGGCGGCAGCCCCTATAATAAGGACCAGAGTCAAAAAGCAAGAAGGAACTAGCACACAAAGGAACAGGCAGGGGCCCAAGGCCACGGGGCAGAGTGGCTGCCTACTGACGGCTGGGGCTGAGGGCTGGTGCGGGCATGAATGTGCCCGCTGGTGGCGCTGCTCCTCCGAGCTTCAGTCGCCCTAACCAGAAAAAGGGACCGCCACCTCTCCTAGATGGCAGCTTCAAAATCAAAGCGCCTAAGTGAGGGAGACATCCAGCAGACACATGTCAATGCCCCCTTTCTCCCTGCACGCCTGCCCACCGCCCCGAGGACCTGGGAGCCGGCGCGGGGGGCAGCAGCACGGGGACCGGTCAGCGGCGCCTCCCACAGGCTGGCACATCAGAGCCTCACCACACGCTCTCTCACTGAACCCTCACAACCACCACGACACAGGCATTTGTTTACCTCTTGCTCTAGATGAGGAAATAGGTTCAGGGAAGACTGGCAACTTGTCCCGTGTCACATCTGCCAGAGGAGCCTGCATTTTGAAGCCACACGTGCCTGAGAGAAGCTGGGCTCCtcccgcccctgccctgccccacagcTGGGGGCTTGGGGGCAGGCACAGCCAGCGCTCCCCGTGGTGGCACCTCCACCTGGGGGGCCGGGGCAGGAACAGGACACCGTCAACTTGGaacaaacttttatttcttgtgCTGGTCTGGTCAGTCCATGGCCATGGGTCAGTGGTAACTGGAAATAGCTGGAaggaggggaggtgaggggacCAGGAGTCCAGAAGCAGGAAGAATGGAGGACggttggggatgggagggaggctAGGCTGAGGAAGGACCCAGCCAGCTGGGTGTCTGTCCTGGCTAGAAAGAACACATCTCCACCCACCAGTCCACCCTAAACCCAGGGGTTCTGGCCACAGCTCGGGCCAGGCTGGTCTGGGCCCCACACTGCCGCCGCTGGCCTGAGTGACCCCAACCCcgaccccaccctcaccccaggcAGTGAATCTTCCAGAGGGATTAATGTTCTGTGCTGGGCCTAGAAGAATCTTTTTCACTACCCTTACCTGCCCTTCCCACAACCCAAATGGGGCTTCCGAAACTGGGGCTCAGGCCCTTCCCTGTTGTGCTCCTGTAGCAGCCATGCTGGGGCAACAT
The sequence above is drawn from the Zalophus californianus isolate mZalCal1 chromosome 9, mZalCal1.pri.v2, whole genome shotgun sequence genome and encodes:
- the SUN2 gene encoding SUN domain-containing protein 2 — its product is MSRRSQRLTRYSQGDDDGGSSSGGSSVMGSQSTLFKDSPLRTLKRKSSNMKRLSPAPQLGPSSDAHTSYYSESVVRESYFGSPRASSLARSSILDDHLHSDSYWSEDLRGRRRRGTGGTESSKLNGLAEKKSSEDFLGSSSGYSSEDDFAGYSETDHRDSGSQLRNAVSWAASCFWTLVTSPGRLFGLLYWWVGTTWYRLTTAASLLDVFVLTRRFSSVKTFLWFLSLLLLVTGLTYGAWYFYPYGLQTFHPAVVSWWAARSSGRQQDVCESRDSSHFQAEQRILSRVHSLERRLEALAAEFSSNWQKEAMRLERLELRQGAAGGGGHVGLSQEDTLALLEGLVSRREAALKEDFRRDTATRIQEELVTLRAEHQQDSEDLFKKIVQASQESEARLQQLQSEWQRMTQEAFREHSMKELGRLEGQLAALSLKQSSVADQVGLLPQQLQAVRDDVESQFPAWVSQFLLRGGGTRTGLLQREEMQAQLQELESKILAHVAEMQGKSAREAAASLGLTLQKEGVIGVTEEQVQRIVNQALKRYSEDRIGMVDYALESGGASVISTRCSETYETKTALLSLFGIPLWYHSQSPRVILQPDVHPGNCWAFQGPQGFAVVRLSARIRPTAVTLEHVPKSLSPNSTISSAPKDFSIFGFDEDLQQEGTLLGQFTYDQDGEPIQTFYFQDTKMATYQVVELRILTNWGHPEYTCIYRFRVHGEPTH